Proteins from a genomic interval of Halorussus rarus:
- a CDS encoding bacteriorhodopsin, translated as MISASVLHGAAAGAYGVTLVVLLAWLRRVPERARRYCHVMIGVVGVGLATGLLAAGGVGAVTVNGRELLLPTFANDVVAYSLLWAVTAMLADVPRRTLAFVTGLPALQVVAFQFGASAGGLLGLVSIAIVIGGHFVLAYLFLGSIWRSAQELPDERRLLHWKSRNLLLFLIGMLIAFAFISLAGWFTEFGTTVIQQYISVLIRVGFAGFLFANVDALDADGRDDAPTTDSAPADYASPAPDAADD; from the coding sequence ATGATTAGCGCGTCGGTCCTCCACGGGGCTGCAGCGGGCGCCTACGGGGTCACCCTCGTCGTCCTGCTGGCGTGGCTCCGGCGGGTGCCGGAGCGTGCCCGGCGGTACTGCCACGTCATGATCGGCGTGGTCGGCGTCGGGCTCGCGACGGGGCTGCTCGCGGCCGGCGGCGTCGGCGCAGTCACGGTGAACGGCCGGGAGCTGCTCCTCCCGACGTTCGCCAACGACGTCGTCGCCTACTCGCTGCTGTGGGCGGTCACCGCGATGCTCGCGGACGTCCCGCGCCGCACGCTCGCGTTCGTCACCGGCCTGCCGGCCCTGCAGGTCGTGGCGTTCCAGTTCGGCGCCTCGGCCGGCGGACTGCTCGGCCTCGTCTCCATCGCGATCGTCATCGGGGGCCACTTCGTGCTCGCGTACCTGTTCCTGGGCTCCATCTGGCGGAGCGCCCAGGAGCTGCCCGACGAGCGCCGGCTGCTCCACTGGAAGTCGCGCAACCTCCTCCTCTTTCTCATCGGGATGCTCATCGCGTTCGCGTTCATCTCGCTGGCGGGCTGGTTCACCGAGTTCGGGACGACCGTCATCCAGCAGTACATCTCGGTGCTCATCCGGGTCGGGTTCGCCGGCTTCCTGTTCGCGAACGTCGATGCGCTCGACGCCGACGGGCGGGACGACGCGCCGACCACCGACAGTGCGCCGGCCGACTACGCGAGTCCGGCGCCGGACGCCGCGGACGACTGA